One window from the genome of Saimiri boliviensis isolate mSaiBol1 chromosome 2, mSaiBol1.pri, whole genome shotgun sequence encodes:
- the RPL10L gene encoding ribosomal protein uL16-like isoform X1, whose amino-acid sequence MGRRPARCYRYCKNKPYPKSRFCRGVPDAKIRIFDLGRKKAKVDEFPLCGHMVSDEYEQLSSEALEAARICANKYMVKSCGRDGFHIRVRLHPFHVIRINKMLSCAGADRLQTGMRGAFGKPQGTVARVHIGQVIMSIRTKLQNKEHVIEALRRAKFKFPGRQKIHISKKWGFTKFNADEFEDKVAKKHIIPDGCGVKYVPNRGPLDKWRVLHS is encoded by the coding sequence ATGGGCCGCCGTCCAGCTCGTTGTTATCGGTATTGTAAGAACAAGCCATACCCCAAATCTCGTTTCTGCCGAGGGGTTCCTGATGCCAAGATCCGCATCTTTGACCTGGGTCGAAAGAAGGCAAAAGTGGATGAGTTCCCACTCTGTGGCCACATGGTGTCTGACGAGTATGAGCAGCTGTCTTCGGAAGCCCTGGAGGCCGCCCGTATTTGCGCCAACAAGTACATGGTGAAAAGCTGTGGCAGAGATGGCTTCCACATCCGAGTGCGGCTCCATCCCTTCCATGTCATCCGTATCAACAAGATGTTGTCCTGTGCCGGGGCTGACAGGCTCCAGACAGGTATGCGAGGTGCCTTCGGAAAGCCCCAGGGTACGGTGGCCCGCGTCCACATCGGTCAAGTCATCATGTCCATCCGCACCAAGCTTCAGAACAAGGAGCACGTGATTGAGGCCTTGCGCAGGGCCAAGTTCAAGTTCCCTGGACGCCAGAAGATCCATATCTCCAAGAAGTGGGGCTTCACCAAGTTTAATGCTGACGAATTTGAAGACAAGGTGGCCAAGAAGCACATCATCCCTGATGGTTGTGGAGTCAAGTATGTTCCCAATCGCGGCCCGTTGGACAAGTGGCGGGTTCTACACTCCTGA
- the RPL10L gene encoding ribosomal protein uL16-like isoform X2 translates to MGRRPARCYRYCKNKPYPKSRFCRGVPDAKIRIFDLALEAARICANKYMVKSCGRDGFHIRVRLHPFHVIRINKMLSCAGADRLQTGMRGAFGKPQGTVARVHIGQVIMSIRTKLQNKEHVIEALRRAKFKFPGRQKIHISKKWGFTKFNADEFEDKVAKKHIIPDGCGVKYVPNRGPLDKWRVLHS, encoded by the exons ATGGGCCGCCGTCCAGCTCGTTGTTATCGGTATTGTAAGAACAAGCCATACCCCAAATCTCGTTTCTGCCGAGGGGTTCCTGATGCCAAGATCCGCATCTTTGACCTGG CCCTGGAGGCCGCCCGTATTTGCGCCAACAAGTACATGGTGAAAAGCTGTGGCAGAGATGGCTTCCACATCCGAGTGCGGCTCCATCCCTTCCATGTCATCCGTATCAACAAGATGTTGTCCTGTGCCGGGGCTGACAGGCTCCAGACAGGTATGCGAGGTGCCTTCGGAAAGCCCCAGGGTACGGTGGCCCGCGTCCACATCGGTCAAGTCATCATGTCCATCCGCACCAAGCTTCAGAACAAGGAGCACGTGATTGAGGCCTTGCGCAGGGCCAAGTTCAAGTTCCCTGGACGCCAGAAGATCCATATCTCCAAGAAGTGGGGCTTCACCAAGTTTAATGCTGACGAATTTGAAGACAAGGTGGCCAAGAAGCACATCATCCCTGATGGTTGTGGAGTCAAGTATGTTCCCAATCGCGGCCCGTTGGACAAGTGGCGGGTTCTACACTCCTGA